A genomic window from Thermodesulfitimonas autotrophica includes:
- the rpoC gene encoding DNA-directed RNA polymerase subunit beta' has protein sequence MMELNTFDRIQIGLASPEQIRAWSHGEVKKPETINYRTLKPERDGLFCERIFGPTRDWECYCGKYKRVRYKGVICDRCGVEVTRSKVRRERLGHIELAAPVSHIWYFKGIPSRMGLLLDMSPRALEKVLYFVSYIVTDPGDTPLVKKQLLTDSEYREYREKYGDAFKAGMGAATIKELLQEIDLDALAAELRREIRESTGQRRVRAIRRLEVVEAFRKSGNRPEWMILEVLPVIPPELRPMVQLDGGRFATSDLNDLYRRVINRNNRLRRLLELGAPDIIVRNEKRMLQEAVDALIDNGRRGRPVTGPGNRPLKSLSDMLKGKQGRFRQNLLGKRVDYSGRSVIVVGPRLKLHQCGLPREMALELFKPFVMKKLVQGGHAHNIKSAKRMVERMKPEVWDVLEEVVKDHPVLLNRAPTLHRLGIQAFEPVLVEGRAIQIHPMVCTAYNADFDGDQMAVHVPLSAEAQAEARLLMLSTGNILNPKDGQPVTIPTQDMVLGIYYMTLAKEDPAYEHKAFCDPDEVVRAYESGVLPLHVPVRVRLPGLVAADGSRLFKTTAGRLIFYRTIPAKLTETVGENGAGRLTPLGEKILSSVVDKKLLSKIIDVCYRKLGYAKTATLLDNIKELGFAFCTRAGLTIGSEDLVIPEEKPAILAEADKAVEEVEQQYRRGLITKEERYRKVIEIWNQATERIKNLLLEKLDRFNPVYMMAISGARGNIQQIRQLAGMRGLMADPSGRIIDLPIRANFREGLTVLEYFISTHGARKGLADTALRTADSGYLTRRLVDVAQDVIVREEDCGTTDYIEVEDFRDGDEVIERLRERALGRIAAADVVDPATGEVIVPRGEEIDEEAVERIEAAGIKKVKIRSVLTCRTSYGVCSRCYGRNLTTGYLVDIGEAVGIIAAQSIGEPGTQLTMRTFHTGGVAGEDITQGLPRVEELFEARRPKGQAIIADADGIVSVRETKGRREIELVTPEGEQFVYPVPYGARLRVQDGDKVAAGDELTEGPVNPHDLLKIKGVKAAQLYLLKEVQRVYRLQGVEINDRHIEIVIRQMFRKVKVEDAGDTDLLPGGLVDIYEYEEENKRVIEKGGQPAVVRPVVLGITKASLATDSFLSAASFQETTRVLTDAAIKGKQDPLIGLKENVIIGKLIPAGTGLARYRNLKIFYDDQGGDTEEQSAEG, from the coding sequence ATGATGGAGCTTAACACATTTGACCGCATCCAGATCGGGCTTGCTTCACCGGAACAGATTCGTGCCTGGTCGCACGGTGAGGTTAAGAAGCCGGAAACGATAAACTACCGCACGCTGAAACCTGAGCGGGACGGCCTCTTTTGCGAGCGTATCTTTGGTCCGACGCGGGACTGGGAGTGCTACTGTGGGAAGTACAAGCGGGTGCGCTATAAGGGGGTTATCTGCGACCGGTGTGGCGTCGAAGTGACCCGTTCCAAAGTCCGCCGGGAGCGGCTGGGGCATATCGAATTAGCCGCGCCCGTTTCGCATATCTGGTACTTCAAGGGTATCCCGAGCCGGATGGGACTCCTGTTAGACATGTCTCCCCGGGCTCTGGAGAAGGTCCTCTACTTTGTTTCGTATATCGTTACCGATCCAGGGGACACGCCCCTGGTTAAGAAGCAGCTCTTGACGGACAGCGAGTACCGGGAGTACCGCGAAAAGTACGGGGACGCCTTTAAGGCGGGCATGGGTGCGGCGACCATCAAGGAGCTCTTGCAGGAAATAGACCTTGACGCGCTTGCCGCCGAGCTTCGCCGTGAGATTCGCGAGAGCACCGGTCAGCGCCGCGTGCGGGCGATCCGCCGCCTCGAAGTGGTCGAAGCCTTTAGAAAATCGGGGAACCGGCCCGAATGGATGATCCTCGAGGTTCTCCCCGTGATTCCGCCGGAGCTCCGGCCGATGGTGCAGCTCGACGGCGGTCGTTTTGCAACGTCGGATTTGAACGACCTCTACCGCCGGGTCATTAACCGCAACAACCGGCTCAGAAGGCTTCTGGAGCTTGGGGCGCCGGACATCATCGTGCGCAACGAGAAGCGGATGCTCCAGGAGGCGGTTGACGCCCTGATCGATAACGGCAGGCGGGGGAGGCCGGTTACCGGTCCCGGCAACCGGCCCCTCAAGTCCCTCAGCGACATGCTTAAGGGGAAGCAGGGCCGTTTCCGGCAGAATCTTTTAGGTAAGCGCGTTGACTACTCCGGCCGTTCCGTCATCGTGGTGGGGCCAAGGCTTAAACTCCACCAGTGTGGCCTTCCCCGCGAAATGGCGCTGGAGCTCTTCAAGCCCTTCGTGATGAAGAAGCTGGTCCAAGGCGGGCACGCCCACAACATTAAGAGCGCCAAGCGCATGGTAGAGCGGATGAAGCCGGAAGTGTGGGACGTTCTCGAAGAGGTGGTTAAGGACCACCCGGTTTTGCTCAACCGGGCGCCGACATTGCACCGCCTCGGCATCCAAGCCTTTGAGCCGGTTTTAGTCGAGGGCCGGGCCATCCAGATTCACCCGATGGTCTGCACCGCGTATAACGCGGACTTCGATGGCGACCAGATGGCGGTTCACGTGCCGCTTTCTGCAGAGGCCCAGGCCGAGGCCCGTCTTCTCATGCTTTCGACCGGTAACATCTTGAACCCGAAGGACGGGCAGCCGGTGACGATTCCGACGCAGGACATGGTTCTTGGTATCTATTATATGACGCTGGCGAAAGAAGATCCGGCTTACGAGCATAAAGCCTTCTGCGACCCTGACGAGGTAGTACGGGCTTACGAGAGCGGGGTGCTGCCGCTGCACGTTCCGGTCCGGGTGCGGCTTCCGGGCCTTGTGGCGGCCGACGGGTCGCGTCTATTTAAAACAACGGCGGGGCGACTCATTTTCTACCGGACTATTCCGGCGAAGCTGACCGAGACGGTAGGGGAAAACGGCGCGGGGCGGCTGACGCCTCTCGGCGAGAAGATTCTCTCCAGCGTTGTGGATAAGAAGCTGCTGAGCAAGATTATCGACGTCTGCTACCGCAAGCTTGGTTACGCGAAAACGGCCACGCTTTTGGACAACATCAAGGAACTCGGCTTCGCTTTCTGTACCAGGGCGGGGCTTACCATCGGGAGCGAAGATTTGGTCATTCCCGAAGAGAAGCCGGCGATCCTCGCCGAAGCCGACAAGGCGGTCGAAGAGGTTGAACAGCAGTACCGCCGGGGCCTGATCACCAAGGAGGAGCGTTACCGGAAGGTTATTGAAATCTGGAACCAGGCGACGGAGAGGATCAAGAACCTGCTTCTCGAAAAACTCGACCGGTTTAACCCGGTATACATGATGGCCATTTCCGGTGCCCGCGGTAACATCCAGCAGATCAGGCAGCTTGCCGGGATGCGGGGTCTGATGGCCGACCCGTCCGGGCGGATCATCGACCTTCCCATCCGGGCGAATTTTAGGGAAGGGCTTACGGTGCTCGAATACTTCATCTCGACGCACGGCGCCCGGAAGGGGCTGGCGGACACCGCTTTGCGGACGGCCGACTCTGGGTACCTGACCCGCCGCCTCGTCGATGTGGCGCAGGACGTGATCGTGCGCGAGGAAGATTGTGGGACGACGGATTATATCGAGGTGGAGGATTTCCGCGACGGCGACGAAGTCATCGAAAGGCTGAGAGAGCGTGCCCTCGGGCGCATCGCGGCGGCGGACGTTGTCGATCCGGCTACGGGAGAAGTTATCGTTCCCCGGGGCGAGGAAATCGACGAAGAAGCGGTTGAGCGCATCGAAGCTGCGGGCATCAAGAAGGTGAAAATCCGCTCGGTTTTAACCTGCAGAACTTCCTACGGTGTCTGCTCCCGCTGCTACGGGCGGAACCTGACGACCGGCTACCTTGTCGATATCGGTGAAGCGGTGGGTATCATCGCGGCCCAGTCGATCGGCGAGCCGGGAACCCAGTTAACGATGCGCACCTTCCATACCGGTGGGGTAGCGGGTGAGGATATCACCCAGGGTCTCCCGCGGGTTGAGGAGCTCTTTGAGGCGCGGCGGCCCAAGGGCCAGGCGATCATTGCCGATGCAGACGGCATCGTTTCGGTGCGGGAAACCAAGGGCCGCCGGGAGATCGAATTGGTTACGCCGGAAGGAGAGCAATTTGTCTATCCGGTACCTTACGGCGCCCGGTTGCGGGTTCAGGACGGTGATAAGGTGGCTGCGGGCGATGAGCTGACTGAGGGTCCGGTCAACCCCCATGACCTGCTGAAGATTAAAGGGGTCAAGGCGGCGCAGCTTTACCTGCTCAAGGAGGTGCAGCGGGTTTACCGCCTCCAGGGTGTGGAGATTAACGACCGGCACATCGAAATTGTGATCCGGCAGATGTTCCGGAAGGTAAAGGTTGAGGATGCCGGGGATACGGATCTGCTACCCGGCGGCCTGGTCGATATTTACGAATACGAGGAAGAAAATAAGCGCGTGATCGAAAAAGGCGGGCAGCCTGCGGTTGTGCGGCCGGTGGTCCTCGGCATTACGAAGGCTTCCCTGGCCACCGACTCCTTCCTGTCGGCGGCCTCGTTCCAGGAAACTACCCGGGTTTTGACTGACGCGGCGATCAAGGGGAAGCAGGACCCGCTCATCGGCCTCAAGGAAAACGTGATTATTGGCAAGCTTATTCCGGCCGGCACGGGGCTCGCGCGCTACCGTAACCTCAAAATTTTCTACGACGATCAGGGTGGTGATACGGAAGAACAGTCCGCAGAAGGTTGA
- a CDS encoding L7Ae/L30e/S12e/Gadd45 family ribosomal protein, which produces MPYERLISARKKAVGSKETLKSIERGQAKVVYVAKNAERRITEPIIRACRARGTPLEEVPSMRELGKACGISVNCASAAVIED; this is translated from the coding sequence ATGCCCTACGAGCGTCTGATCTCCGCCCGCAAAAAAGCTGTCGGGTCGAAGGAGACCCTGAAGAGCATTGAGCGGGGGCAAGCGAAGGTTGTATACGTGGCGAAGAATGCCGAACGGCGCATTACCGAACCGATTATCCGGGCGTGCCGTGCCCGGGGTACCCCGTTAGAGGAGGTGCCCTCGATGCGGGAGTTAGGTAAAGCCTGCGGCATAAGCGTAAACTGCGCGTCAGCTGCGGTTATCGAAGACTAA
- the rpsL gene encoding 30S ribosomal protein S12: MPTISQLVRHGRQSVRKKSSAPALRGCPQKRGVCTRVYTTTPKKPNSALRKVARVRLTNGMEVTAYIPGIGHNLQEHSVVLVRGGRVKDLPGVRYHIIRGALDSAGVQNRNRGRSKYGAKRPKK; this comes from the coding sequence TTGCCAACAATTAGCCAGCTTGTGCGTCACGGAAGACAGTCGGTGCGCAAGAAGTCATCGGCGCCGGCCCTGCGCGGCTGCCCGCAGAAGCGCGGGGTTTGCACCAGGGTTTACACGACCACGCCGAAGAAGCCGAACTCGGCTCTCAGGAAGGTGGCGCGTGTCCGTTTGACGAACGGGATGGAGGTTACCGCCTACATTCCGGGCATCGGCCATAACCTGCAGGAACACTCGGTGGTTCTGGTGCGCGGCGGCCGGGTCAAGGACCTTCCGGGCGTACGCTACCATATTATCAGGGGGGCGCTGGATTCGGCGGGTGTTCAGAACCGCAACCGGGGCCGCTCCAAATACGGGGCCAAGCGGCCCAAGAAGTAG
- the rpsG gene encoding 30S ribosomal protein S7, which yields MPRRGPVPQREVLPDPVYQSRLVTKLINQVMLQGKKSIAESICYGAFDIIREKTGRDPLEVFEEAMKNVMPVLEVKARRVGGANYQVPVEVRPARRQTLAIRWITNFARQRQGKSMREKLAAEIMDAANGTGGAVKKKEDTHRMAEANKAFAHYRW from the coding sequence GTGCCGCGTAGAGGACCGGTTCCCCAGCGCGAGGTTCTACCGGATCCGGTATACCAGAGCCGGCTGGTGACAAAACTTATCAACCAGGTTATGCTTCAGGGTAAAAAGAGCATCGCCGAGAGTATCTGCTACGGGGCTTTCGATATTATCAGGGAGAAAACCGGGCGTGACCCGCTCGAGGTCTTCGAAGAGGCGATGAAGAACGTAATGCCGGTTCTGGAGGTTAAGGCGCGGCGTGTCGGCGGCGCCAACTATCAGGTTCCGGTAGAAGTGCGGCCGGCAAGACGGCAGACCCTCGCCATCCGCTGGATTACCAACTTTGCGCGCCAGCGCCAGGGTAAGTCGATGCGCGAGAAACTGGCGGCGGAGATTATGGACGCGGCGAACGGCACGGGCGGGGCCGTTAAAAAGAAGGAAGATACTCACCGGATGGCGGAGGCCAACAAGGCATTTGCCCATTATCGCTGGTAG
- the fusA gene encoding elongation factor G — translation MAREFPLERTRNIGIMAHIDAGKTTTTERILFYTGKIHRIGEVDDGAATMDWMVQEQERGITITSAATTCYWRDHRINIIDTPGHVDFTIEVERSLRVLDGAVAVFCSVGGVEPQSETVWRQADKYGVPRIAYVNKMDRTGADFFRAVAMIKERLGANPVPVQLPIGAEDSFCGVIDLIQEKAIIYLDDLGTVSKETAIPANMRELVAEYREKLLEAVAEADEELMLKYLENEPLTVEEIKRALRKATLAVKAIPVLCGSSYRNKGVQPLLDAIIDFLPAPTDIAAVRGTNPETGLEEERLARDDAPFSALAFKIMADPYVGKLTFFRVYSGTLKSGSYIYNATKQRRERIGRLLQMHANHRTEIKEVYAGDIVAAVGLKFTTTGDTLCDEAHPIILEAMDFPEPVISVAIEPETKADQDKMGQALARLSEEDPTFRVHVDAETGQTIVSGMGELHLEVIIDRLLREFNVGAKVGKPQVAYRETITKPARAEGRFIRQTGGRGQYGHVVLEIAPRKPGEGFLFENKIVGGVVPKEFVPAIEAGVREAMENGVLAGYPVIDVGVALVDGSYHEVDSSEMAFKIAGSLAFREAAKRAEPVILEPIMKIEVITQEEYTGDVIGNLNARRAQIEDIEVRGNNRIIRALVPLSEMFGYATDLRSLTQGRGTYTMQFDHYAEVPRNLMEKIVQKYYYAS, via the coding sequence ATGGCGCGTGAGTTTCCGCTCGAAAGAACAAGAAACATAGGGATTATGGCCCACATCGACGCCGGGAAGACGACGACTACCGAACGCATCCTTTTTTACACTGGTAAGATTCACCGGATCGGTGAGGTTGATGATGGGGCCGCGACGATGGACTGGATGGTGCAGGAGCAGGAGCGGGGCATCACCATCACCTCAGCGGCTACCACCTGCTACTGGCGCGACCACCGGATTAACATCATCGACACACCAGGACACGTGGATTTTACGATCGAGGTAGAGCGCTCGTTGCGCGTGCTCGATGGGGCAGTGGCGGTATTTTGCTCTGTGGGAGGTGTGGAGCCGCAAAGCGAGACTGTCTGGCGGCAAGCGGATAAATACGGCGTGCCGCGGATTGCTTACGTCAACAAAATGGACCGGACCGGCGCCGACTTTTTCCGGGCGGTGGCAATGATTAAGGAGCGGCTCGGGGCGAATCCGGTGCCGGTTCAGCTCCCGATTGGCGCGGAGGATAGCTTCTGCGGGGTAATTGACCTGATTCAGGAAAAGGCGATTATTTACCTGGACGACTTGGGAACGGTAAGCAAAGAAACGGCTATCCCTGCCAATATGAGGGAACTCGTGGCCGAATACCGCGAGAAGCTGCTAGAGGCGGTGGCGGAAGCGGACGAGGAACTGATGTTGAAATACTTAGAGAATGAGCCTCTTACTGTCGAAGAGATCAAGCGGGCTTTGCGGAAGGCGACCCTGGCGGTGAAGGCCATTCCCGTTCTCTGCGGTTCCTCCTACCGGAACAAGGGTGTGCAGCCTTTACTTGACGCCATTATCGATTTTTTGCCGGCGCCGACCGACATCGCGGCAGTAAGGGGCACGAACCCGGAAACGGGCCTGGAGGAAGAGCGCTTGGCGCGGGACGATGCGCCTTTTTCGGCCCTGGCCTTTAAGATCATGGCCGATCCCTACGTGGGGAAGTTAACCTTTTTCCGGGTCTATTCGGGAACTTTGAAGTCCGGTTCCTACATTTATAATGCCACCAAACAGAGGCGGGAACGGATCGGCCGGCTCCTGCAGATGCACGCCAATCACCGGACGGAAATTAAAGAGGTTTACGCCGGCGATATCGTGGCGGCGGTGGGGTTGAAGTTCACGACGACCGGAGATACCCTTTGTGACGAGGCGCACCCCATCATTCTCGAGGCGATGGACTTTCCGGAACCGGTTATCTCGGTGGCTATTGAGCCGGAGACCAAGGCCGACCAGGATAAGATGGGGCAGGCTCTTGCCCGGCTGTCAGAGGAGGATCCGACCTTCCGGGTCCACGTCGATGCGGAGACCGGGCAGACCATCGTTTCGGGGATGGGGGAGCTGCACCTTGAGGTCATCATCGACCGGCTGCTCAGGGAGTTCAATGTTGGCGCTAAGGTCGGCAAGCCTCAGGTGGCGTACCGCGAGACGATTACCAAGCCCGCGCGGGCGGAAGGCAGGTTTATCCGCCAGACGGGCGGCCGGGGCCAGTACGGGCACGTGGTTCTCGAGATCGCGCCACGTAAACCCGGGGAGGGCTTCCTCTTCGAAAATAAGATTGTGGGCGGCGTTGTTCCCAAGGAGTTTGTGCCGGCAATTGAAGCGGGTGTGCGCGAGGCGATGGAAAACGGCGTCCTGGCCGGCTACCCGGTTATCGATGTTGGTGTAGCGCTGGTTGACGGCTCTTACCACGAGGTTGATTCCTCGGAGATGGCCTTTAAGATTGCCGGTTCGCTTGCCTTCCGGGAAGCGGCCAAGCGGGCGGAACCGGTCATCCTGGAGCCGATCATGAAGATTGAGGTTATCACTCAGGAAGAGTATACTGGGGACGTCATCGGCAATCTGAACGCCCGGCGGGCGCAGATCGAAGATATAGAGGTGAGGGGCAATAACCGGATCATCCGGGCGCTGGTGCCCTTATCGGAAATGTTCGGCTACGCTACGGATCTCCGGTCACTCACGCAGGGCCGGGGCACTTACACGATGCAGTTTGACCATTATGCCGAGGTACCCCGGAATCTGATGGAAAAGATAGTGCAAAAGTACTACTATGCAAGTTAA
- the tuf gene encoding elongation factor Tu, with protein MAKQKFVRTKPHVNIGTIGHVDHGKTTLTAAITLVLSKQGMAAYKKYDEIDNAPEEKARGITINTAHVEYETEKRHYAHVDCPGHADYIKNMITGAAQMDGAILVVSAADGPMPQTREHILLARQVNVPYIVVYMNKTDMVDDPELLELVEMEVRELLSNYDFPGDEIPVIMGSALKALECGCASRECPHCGSIWKLMDAVDEYIPTPERDVDKPFLMPIEDVFTITGRGTVGTGRIERGRIRPGDEVEIVGFSDKPRKTVVTSVEMFRKTLDEGVAGDNVGCLLRGVDRDELERGMVLAKPGTIKPHTKFSAEVYVLTKEEGGRHTPFFNGYRPQFYFRTTDVTGVIKLPEGVEMVMPGDNIKMDIELITPIAIEEGLRFAIREGGRTVGAGVVTGVKE; from the coding sequence ATGGCCAAGCAGAAATTTGTCCGGACGAAACCGCACGTTAACATCGGCACGATCGGTCACGTGGACCACGGGAAGACGACCCTGACGGCAGCGATCACTTTAGTGCTTTCCAAGCAGGGAATGGCTGCCTACAAGAAGTACGACGAAATCGATAACGCGCCGGAAGAGAAGGCGCGGGGTATCACCATCAACACCGCCCACGTTGAATATGAGACCGAGAAGCGCCACTACGCGCACGTTGACTGCCCCGGTCACGCCGACTACATCAAGAACATGATCACCGGCGCGGCCCAGATGGACGGGGCGATCCTGGTTGTTTCCGCTGCCGACGGGCCGATGCCCCAGACGCGGGAGCACATTCTGTTGGCGCGGCAGGTTAACGTGCCCTACATCGTCGTCTACATGAACAAGACCGACATGGTTGACGATCCGGAGCTTTTGGAGCTCGTCGAGATGGAAGTGCGCGAGCTGCTCTCGAATTACGACTTCCCGGGCGACGAGATTCCGGTCATCATGGGCTCGGCGCTCAAGGCGCTTGAGTGCGGCTGCGCCTCCCGGGAGTGCCCGCACTGCGGCTCTATCTGGAAGCTGATGGACGCCGTGGACGAATACATCCCGACGCCCGAGCGGGACGTTGACAAGCCGTTCCTGATGCCGATTGAGGACGTCTTCACCATCACCGGGCGCGGCACGGTGGGCACCGGACGTATCGAGCGCGGGCGCATCAGGCCGGGCGACGAAGTGGAAATCGTAGGCTTCTCCGATAAGCCGCGCAAGACGGTAGTAACCAGCGTCGAGATGTTCCGGAAGACGCTCGACGAAGGCGTCGCGGGTGACAACGTTGGGTGCCTCCTGCGCGGCGTGGACCGGGATGAGCTCGAGCGCGGCATGGTGTTGGCGAAGCCCGGCACGATCAAGCCGCACACCAAGTTTTCGGCGGAGGTCTACGTGCTGACGAAGGAGGAGGGCGGGCGCCACACGCCTTTCTTCAACGGCTACCGGCCGCAGTTCTACTTCCGGACGACGGACGTCACCGGGGTCATCAAGCTGCCCGAGGGGGTGGAGATGGTGATGCCCGGAGACAACATTAAGATGGACATCGAGCTCATCACGCCAATCGCGATCGAGGAGGGTCTCCGCTTCGCCATCCGCGAAGGCGGCCGCACGGTCGGCGCCGGTGTGGTGACCGGGGTCAAGGAGTAA
- the rpsJ gene encoding 30S ribosomal protein S10, producing MAGQKIRIRLKAFDHYMLDQSAQKIVETAKRTGATVAGPIPLPTEKNIYTILRSPHKDKDSREQFEIRTHKRLIEIREATPKTVDSLMRLDLPAGVDIEIRL from the coding sequence ATGGCAGGACAAAAGATAAGGATCAGGCTTAAGGCCTTTGACCACTATATGCTGGACCAGTCGGCGCAGAAGATTGTGGAGACGGCTAAGCGGACTGGCGCGACGGTAGCGGGTCCGATTCCTCTGCCGACGGAGAAGAACATTTATACGATCCTACGTTCGCCGCATAAGGATAAGGACTCGCGCGAGCAGTTCGAGATCAGAACGCATAAGCGGCTGATCGAGATCCGCGAGGCAACGCCGAAGACGGTTGATTCGCTGATGCGGCTGGATCTGCCGGCTGGGGTGGACATTGAGATCAGGCTGTAG
- the rplC gene encoding 50S ribosomal protein L3, translating to MKGILGRKLGMTQYYTPAGEAVAVTVIEAGPCVVVQTKTKENDGYEAVQVGFGAKPERLVNKPLKGHFARAGVKPLRYLREFRVENAGAYAVGQEIKVDIFSPGERVDITGTSKGRGFAGGIKRHGFHRGPMGHGSKYHRRPGALAAKGPARVFKGRRLPGHYGNERVTVQNLEVVKVDPERNILMVRGAVPGNRGGLLIIKEAVKQER from the coding sequence ATGAAGGGCATTCTCGGGAGAAAGCTCGGGATGACACAATATTACACCCCGGCGGGCGAAGCGGTCGCGGTAACGGTGATCGAGGCAGGGCCGTGTGTGGTGGTCCAGACCAAGACGAAGGAAAACGACGGTTACGAGGCCGTGCAGGTGGGGTTTGGGGCGAAGCCCGAGCGGCTCGTTAACAAACCCTTGAAGGGGCACTTTGCCCGTGCTGGCGTAAAACCCCTCCGTTACCTCCGGGAGTTCCGGGTTGAAAATGCCGGAGCCTACGCGGTGGGGCAGGAAATCAAGGTCGATATCTTTAGTCCTGGCGAGCGGGTGGATATCACCGGAACGAGCAAAGGGCGCGGTTTCGCCGGGGGCATTAAGCGGCACGGTTTCCACCGGGGGCCAATGGGACACGGCTCCAAATACCATCGCCGTCCCGGTGCTCTGGCGGCGAAAGGGCCCGCCAGGGTCTTTAAAGGCCGGCGGCTGCCCGGGCATTACGGGAACGAACGGGTTACCGTCCAGAATCTCGAGGTGGTCAAAGTCGATCCCGAACGGAACATCTTAATGGTTCGGGGGGCGGTTCCGGGTAACCGCGGGGGGCTTTTGATCATCAAGGAAGCGGTAAAGCAGGAAAGGTAG
- the rplD gene encoding 50S ribosomal protein L4, giving the protein MARVSVYNMGGDPVGEVELRDDIFGVAANPAVLHEAVVMHLANRRRGTHDTKTRAEVSGGGRKPWRQKGTGRARHGSIRSPIWRGGGIVFGPHPRDYGYRLPKKVRRLALKFALSEKVRAGELVVIDTFALPAPKTKEALKFLARFEASGGALLVGAAPSREMKLAVANITGVKFVPVTNLNVYDILRYPKLIVTREALARIEEALK; this is encoded by the coding sequence TTGGCCAGAGTGAGCGTTTATAACATGGGAGGCGATCCGGTCGGCGAAGTTGAACTTCGGGACGATATTTTCGGTGTTGCCGCGAACCCGGCCGTGCTGCACGAAGCGGTGGTGATGCACCTCGCCAACCGGCGGCGCGGGACGCACGACACAAAGACCCGGGCCGAAGTTTCCGGTGGCGGGCGCAAACCGTGGCGTCAGAAAGGCACCGGGCGTGCCCGGCACGGCAGCATCCGGTCGCCTATCTGGCGGGGCGGGGGCATCGTCTTTGGGCCGCACCCCCGGGATTACGGCTACAGGTTACCGAAGAAGGTTCGCCGCCTCGCATTAAAGTTTGCTCTTTCGGAGAAAGTGCGGGCTGGGGAACTGGTGGTTATTGACACGTTTGCGTTGCCGGCGCCGAAGACCAAGGAGGCCCTAAAGTTCCTTGCGCGCTTCGAGGCTTCCGGGGGGGCGCTGTTGGTTGGTGCTGCACCGTCGCGCGAAATGAAGTTGGCGGTGGCCAACATTACGGGGGTTAAGTTTGTGCCGGTGACCAACCTTAACGTTTACGACATCTTGCGCTACCCGAAGCTTATTGTGACCAGGGAAGCGCTGGCGCGGATAGAGGAGGCGCTAAAGTGA
- the rplW gene encoding 50S ribosomal protein L23, translating to MKSPHDILIRPVVTEKSMALLAENKYTFYVDPKATKTDIKNAVEKVFNVKVLKVNTLRVKGKVKRVRRALGKAPDRKKAVVTLRPGDKIEIFEGL from the coding sequence GTGAAAAGCCCACACGACATCCTTATACGACCGGTGGTTACCGAAAAGAGCATGGCTTTGTTGGCGGAGAACAAGTACACGTTTTACGTAGATCCGAAGGCTACCAAGACCGACATCAAGAACGCCGTAGAAAAGGTTTTCAACGTCAAGGTCTTAAAGGTCAATACGCTAAGGGTAAAAGGAAAAGTGAAACGGGTGCGGCGTGCACTCGGTAAGGCTCCGGACCGCAAAAAAGCGGTTGTCACTTTGCGGCCCGGGGACAAGATCGAGATCTTTGAAGGGCTGTAA
- the rplB gene encoding 50S ribosomal protein L2, with the protein MPVKKYKPTSPGRRFVTVSTFEEVTKTEPERSLLKPLKRKGGRNNQGRITVRHQGGGHKRAYRVIDFKRDKDGVPAKVVAIEYDPNRSARIALLHYRDGEKRYIIAPAGLEVGQTVVSGPDADIKVGNALPLRNIPVGTVIHNIELNPGEGAKLVRSAGASAQLMAKEGDYATIRMPSGEMRLIQLDCRATIGQVGNEEHENISIGKAGRARWMGIRPTVRGVVMNPVDHPHGGGEGKSPIGRNPVTPWGKPALGVRTRKPKPSDRLILKRRYE; encoded by the coding sequence GTGCCGGTTAAGAAATACAAGCCGACATCGCCGGGCAGGCGCTTTGTGACCGTCTCTACTTTTGAAGAGGTAACCAAGACCGAGCCGGAACGCTCCCTTTTGAAGCCGCTCAAGCGGAAGGGCGGGCGGAACAACCAGGGCCGGATTACGGTTCGTCATCAGGGCGGGGGGCATAAGCGTGCGTACCGGGTGATTGATTTCAAACGCGACAAAGACGGGGTTCCGGCGAAAGTGGTGGCGATAGAATACGACCCGAACCGGTCGGCCCGGATTGCCCTCCTCCATTACCGGGATGGAGAGAAACGTTACATCATTGCTCCTGCTGGGCTGGAGGTCGGCCAGACGGTTGTTTCCGGCCCGGACGCGGATATTAAGGTTGGTAACGCGCTACCGTTAAGGAATATCCCGGTGGGCACCGTCATCCACAACATCGAACTGAATCCGGGTGAGGGCGCGAAGTTAGTGCGCTCCGCCGGGGCGTCGGCGCAGCTGATGGCCAAGGAAGGCGATTACGCGACGATCCGGATGCCTTCGGGGGAGATGCGGTTGATCCAGCTTGACTGCCGCGCGACGATCGGGCAGGTGGGCAACGAAGAGCACGAGAACATTTCCATCGGTAAGGCCGGCCGCGCCCGCTGGATGGGCATCAGGCCTACGGTGCGGGGCGTCGTTATGAATCCGGTGGATCACCCGCACGGCGGCGGCGAGGGCAAGTCGCCGATCGGGCGCAACCCGGTAACTCCTTGGGGCAAGCCGGCTCTCGGGGTTCGGACACGGAAGCCGAAGCCGAGCGACCGGCTCATCTTGAAGCGGCGTTACGAGTAA